acccagtgccttatCGAATTAATctgaagtagtaaattgacactcagtgtctcatcgactcgaagttaaagaaatccctgaactcttccaatcctatggcattctatctatatccgactcagctcgatatagttaatagggtttaatttcactttctaaatacaaccaatattcaattatcatattttcacatatatatttatttcaattcaaataatcagttcaatccattcaatcaacttttaattcaattcaatgtcaAAGTGCCAAATACTTCTCAACCACTTACCATaagtattaaatcaaaatacaacaattaataactagattcggattatagaaatacaaaccaataACTCTGAGCTATTCgacgtcgactttatctttcccctttttagttgaGAATTTCGGTATGatgttagctacggaattaaaacaattaaaattcatcaatacaatactattcaatctcatatttaatatttcaatttttactcaatatttgtctaaatttcaatttagtccctaaaccgaaactatctttttttctttacatttaattctttattttcatacaaattccactttagactaaatttaactccctatttttacttaaatccctaaattttgaattttcacaatttagtctctattactcaaaatttacaatttattctacaattcaatctttttcatttccaacttaaaatttatcaatttaatccttaatactaaaattattcaacattaacaatatctaaaaattcaataatttttaaaattttggcatgGATCGAGTAGTATTTAATACCgaattccaaaaacataaaatttataagaaaaataaactaaattaactaatcaattGAACTTTGAACCCAAACAAACCCTTGcgtctttctttctctttttctttttctttctttcatttctgtTTTCGTTtggctttcttttctttctttctttctttttatttgttttattattataataatacatatatacttattaattaagtaaacatATTACCTTATGCTGCCTCAGAACAATaacataattgcttctttagtccctttaattttttaatttataattcaactttcaccctatatgcaatttagtctttatatctaattacttttaattcaaataaattcactTAACCGAAACCTAATTAATTACACAACTAGCTTCAGAATATTTTTAATGGGAACGGAGTCCGAGAatgcatttttaatttggtccttttaattaattaactatcgaaatgttaaaatttcttaatgaaactttaataccaccttaataacactccgtaaatatttataaaaatatttacggctcaatttataaaaataaggtcccaatacctcagcttccaaaaccacttgaacttaataaatcacttatataacataaactatcaaatcaaaaactttttttaaaaatcacatttgactcgtaaatattaaataataatatttacgaacttactcgtcggatttggtggccccgaaaccactgttttttCGACATCACTGAAAAACGGACTGTTACAGTAGACTAGCCATCTTTCCAATTGAAATTGTAGACGGCATAATAGTCCTtcaagtatttgaatcaaacgctcattttggttattttacggGATCACaaactcgtttagattatctactaaagtaagttatCTTAATCTCAATATAAATGTTCTTACAGTGCCACTTTTCAtcaatttgaacttagacaatgaatgaactaatatttgtttgttacAATTTCGCTATGTATGTAAAACATGAAAGATAGaaacacaaaagacataatagtaaaatgtgaaattaaatttatttatttattcatcgttcaaatatataaaaaaatatttatatatttactacaatatggacacatttcccaacacttGTAGCCTTTTACTTCTATTTTATATATGgataaaactctttaaatttaGCTCAAATGAGGCTAAATTGACATATTTCTATAAAAAGATTAAtgttatcaaaatttgtttttataccTACATTGTGATTTCACTTTAACGCTATGAAACAATTATATGGttattaaatcattttccatATGTTGATGGTTGAAATCTCAAAGGGTGGATCGTTCGGACTATTTAATTAGGTGCTACAGGAGTTATTTCAAATTGTTTTcgttattgaatttttaataattttaatcgaATTGATTGGattgatcaaattaattgaattagtgGATTAATTGATTTAACCACCGATACAgtataaaataattgatttttatataataaaattactattttcatttataaggtatttgatttttattttatttttagggtgttttaatactttattttataataaaaatacaaaatagaaatattgcgtcaatttttaatataaaataataactatttgaataataattatattattatgtcaattaattttttaaatcataatgtTTCAtgtgaataaaattatataagaaaatggttttgttttcaaatttccTTCGAAATTTTAATTCCCTACCCACACTCAAATTCTCTTCCTGAGATACCCGCCGCCAAACAAGCCTCGTCTTTCTCCCTGACCCAAGCCCTCTCTTGCCTTCGAGTTTCCGACAGACAGGAAATTAATTAAGGTAAtttgaaaccctaaacttaacttgaacattattttatacatttagcCGCGAAATAGCGGCCACCACACCGCTACGCCACCGCTATTTGAGTCCCTGGTTCAGCAAACCCTTAGAATGGAAGAAGAACCAGCTGCACCAGGGAAGCGAAAGTCACCTGAAAAGTCAGATGTCACTGAGACCCCTAAGCAAGAATCTGCCCCCAAACGGAGAACACTAGCACGGACATGTGTGCATGAGGTCGCAGTTCCAAGCGGGTACGTTTCAACTAAAGACGAATCCATTCATGGCACACTCTCGAATCCTGCCTACAATGGGGAAATGGCTAAAACTTATCAGTTTGAGCTTGATCCTTTTCAGCAAGTTTCTGTAGCGTGCCTAGAAAGGAACGAGTCAGTTTTGGTTTCAGCACATACTTCTGCAGGTAAAACTGCGGTTGCTGAGTATGCCATTGCTATGGCCTTTAGAGATAAGCAAAGGGTCATATATACTTCACCGTTGAAAGCTTTGAGTAACCAGAAGTACAGGGAGCTGCATCAAGAGTTCAACGATGTGGGGCTGATGACTGGTGATGTTACCTTGTCTCCTAATGCCAGTTGTCTCGTCATGACAACAGAAATTCTTAGAGGGATGCTTTACAGGGGCTCAGAGGTTTTGAAGGAGGTTGCATGggttatttttgatgaaattcaTTATATGAAAGATAGGGAAAGAGGAGTTGTTTGGGAAGAGAGTATAATATTTTTGCCACCagcaataaaaatggttttcCTTTCAGCAACCATGTCCAATGCCACTGAATTTGCAGAGTGGATTTGTCATTTACACAAACAGCCTTGCCATGTGGTGTACACGGATTTCCGGCCAACTCCTTTGCAGCATTATGTTTTCCCCATGGGTGGGAGTGGATTGTACCTTGTGGTTGATGAGAATGAGCAATTTAGGGAGGACAATTTTATGAAGCTCCAGGACTCATTTGTAAAGCAGAGACCCGGTGATTGGAGCAAGAATAAAGAAGGGAAGAGTGGTGGGAGAGCTACCAAAGGTGGGGGTGGTTCAGGGGGTTCTGACATATACAAAATCGTGAAGGTGTTGCTTCTACTTCATAATGCTGCTCTTGATTGCTTTATTAAGATgcttattattattgttcaaaATATGCTTTCTTTGTTTCCTCTTCTTTATCATGCATCGCTAGATGTCTAATCCTTTGAGTCACTTTTTCTAGTAGGGAGGAATATCTGAAAACTTTTATCTCTAAGTAGTTTATATTAATAACACAATCAGTTCAAGAATTGTATGTAGTTCAAATGGAGGAGGAATTTTTGTTATGAGCAGAACCTGCATGGTTAGAATCTTCTGAATTGGCAtgcaactttttcttttctcgaGTATTTAAAGTTGACATAGTCAACTATTTCTCTTCCTTCTGAAGCATAACTTCCAATTACGAAGGGcttctttcttttgttaaaatgttatatgatgTTCCCATTTGAATGCCCAAAATGTTTTAGTGGGAAGGCTTCTTGTGTTGATGTAATTTTATCTTAGCAGGTGGTAATGCACTATAGGGAGCTGGTCTTGTTGTCTTCATGTATTTTCTTACAAAACATAGCATTTTGAATGGGATTAGTTTCAGGGTAGAGCATTCGTTTATTTGTGGTGTTCATTAGTTTCTCATTAATTTGCTTATGGATGTTGACCTTGTCTTTCTTGGTGTATGCTCCATTTATTTGGTGCAAAGATGTAACCTGTCAGATGATTTCAATAACTAATTTATgataagaaggaaaaaaaacgATGATTGCATCAGTTTTAGCTAAGGAAAAAATGGTTTCCGTAGTCTCCAATTTGTATCCTGCAAGTATTAGTGGATAGAGAATGGGAGGATAACGGAAATAGTAAAGAGAATGTTTGGTTTTCAAGAACTGCTTATAGGTTGaacattttgaattaaatatatcacctttttttttatctatgttACTAATCATTGAGGATCTTTATGGTGGAAGTTGTGGGCCATTTTTCAAATAGAAGAATGCCTTGCCATATTCTGAACCGTAGGGAAGACCATGTTATGGGGGTAATAATGTGCTGAgaaatgtcaaaaaaaaaaaaaaactcagcaGTGCAAATCTCTTGATGGCATTCTTAAATCTTTGATTTTGATGATCCTGCTGCTAATAtgcaattaattttatttgtggcaaagtctgatatttcaatatttacctTGCATGCTTTGGATTGTAGTCTTTCctattcattctttcatttgATCATGGTAAAAAGGAAATAGAGTTGGTAACAGGAGTGGTAGACAGTTTATCTAGTGTGTCTGAGCAGAGATAATGTTAAATGATTAGACCTGGTTAATAAACTTTTGGTCATCTATGCCAGCTACTgctgttataatattttgtacatTATTACTTAATAGTTGCTTGTACTGTTTTGGAATTTCAGATGATTATGGAACGGAAATTTCACCCAGTCATTGTTTTTAGCTTCAGTAGAAGAGAGTGCGAATATCATGCAATGTCTATGTCTAAGCTTGACTTTAATACGAAAGAGGAGAAGGATGATGTAGAACAAGTTTTTCGCAATGCAGTACTGTGCTTGAATGAAGAAGATAGATGTTTGCCTGCCATTGAGTTAATGTTACCACTGCTTATGAGAGGCATTGCTGTACACCATTCTGGTCTTCTTCCTGTTATCAAAGAATTGGTGGAGCTTCTTTTCCAGGAAGGCCTTATAAAGGCACTTTTTGCCACAGAAACTGTAAGATCATCACAAGGAACCCAACCAACCTTCTTTCATGACATGCGCTTTATTTTACTGTTCATGTTTATTTATAGctctaatattaattttgagtatcttccatgataaattttgtttattacagTTTGCAATGGGTTTAAATATGCCAGCAAAAACTGTTGTATTCACTTCCGTTAAGAAGTGGGATGGTGATAGCCATCGGTATATAGGATCTGGTGAGTATATCCAGGTGAGTGAATATTCTGTTACCTTACTTTTAATCAATTGAGACAATTTCCAAAACATTGATGGTCATCTGCTTTGTTCTAAACTCTGTAGATGAGTGGAAGGGCAGGGCGCCGTGGCAAAGATGAACGTGGTATTTGTATTATTATGGTTGATGAGCAGGTAATTTTATCAATTGTCTTTATGTGCATTTGAAGTCCGCAACTATTCATCATTGTTTCACCAATTTTAGCAAGCCTTCCAATAAATTACTATTTAGTTTTGGTCTTCCAGGGTTTCATGTTGTATATAGCCTTTTTCACTGTAAATTCATATTTGTTGAAGtactttaattttagattaGAATCTTGGCTGGCTGAACAGTGGATACCCTTGTAGAGTGTTTTTAAAGAAGCCAACAAGTTTATGTACTGCCTTTTTCActgtaaatttatatttattgagGTGCCATCTTTTTGAGTAGAACCTTCCaggatttcatgttttgtaCTGCCTTTTTCATTGTACATTTATAATTAGAGTACTTCCTTTCTGGAGTAGAACCTTGGCTAGCATATATTGGATATTCTTGATGTATGTTTTTAAAGAAGCATACAAATTTACATTGCCTCTTCTTACAGATGGAGATGAATACACTCAAGGACATGGTTTTGGGTAAACCGGCTCCTTTAGTCAGTACTTTCAGACTCAGCTACtattcaattttgaatttaatgagCCGTGCGGAAGGGCAGATGACTGCTGAGCACGTGATAAGGAACTCATTCCACCAGTTTCAGTATGAGAAGGTCTCTGCTGAGTTTTTGTCCTCTTTTGCACAAGCATAGGGTGCACGGAATAACTTGTGGACATTTGTCTGTTTCAGGCCTTACCTGATATAGGGAAGAAAGTTTCAAAGCTGGAGCAGGAAGCTGACTTGCTAGATGCTTCTGGAGAGGTAATCACCTTCCTTCTGTAATGTGTTTTGACAATTTTTTGAGTCAGTATAAAGATTTATGTATATCTGCAGGCTGAGGTAGCTGAATATCATAaactaaaacttgaattagCCCAGTTAGAGAAGAAGTTGATGTCAGAAATCACTAGGCCTGAAAGAGTACTTTATTATCTCGATCCTGGACGGCTGGTATGTGCTCATTGTACTTGGTGTTGATTATTATCACTGTTTGCTCATTAGTTTTTGAATATGTTGTACAACAGATAAGTTTATGTGTTATTTATCATTTGTAAGTTCCTTAAAGTATACTTTTCTGCTATAAGTATCCATATGAAAACTCTCCATTTAGCAAACATTTCagtcaaactttttatttttcatttgaaatggATTCCTATGTATTTAAGGTCATCATGCAACTCCTGTTAGAGATGGGTTAAGTTGAAAACTTGTACCATTTGTTTGTCCGTCCCATTTAGGTATGGCTGCAAAGCAAAAGCAGCTTGTCCTTATTATTTCCATTGGTCCATGCACATATTCATTTCTGATCTTTTGTCTGATTTCTTATACAGCAAATATACCAAGTTGTTGTCAcataaaaaagtcaaaatgaattttatttaaatgccATCCATGAATTAGGTTGCTTATgttaaagatgaatttgagaCACTGGATTTGGAGTTAATTTGCTATATAAAATGCGAGAATGAATTTCCTACAGTATGCACAATTTAGTGAAGATTAAAGtcctatatattttaaagttataaaaagaTGCATTGTAAATTCGCAAATACCTATAGGCATTTCAAATTCTTCTATAAATGGGGGTCAACAAATCCTTGAATTGGAAATAATCATGAAGGTTATATTTGCACATGCTTTAGCACACAATTTATTCTAATTTCAAAATCTACATCCCTTCATTTAAATCTTATTTACCACACACAAATAGGTTTTTTACATGTTGCAGAGTTCTTTGGATAGAAAATTGTATTTCAGTAACTAGATAAATAGCTGTGTGCTTTCTGGATGATTGTTTTATTCCAAATAGTGTGTgcatatatacacacatatacgTCTTGCTTGCCACTTGAGTTTTTCCTGTCTCAGTGTTGTCTAGGTTGTTTAAATACTAGAATTCATGCTTAAATAtcataacttgaataatttGTCCTACTATTAAGTGTTGGATACATGTTGCACATAACTTGGAGATATACTGTTGGGTTTGTACTTATTAGTAGATTTTGACACTTGGATTCAAACATTGCTTATTGCAGATCAAAGTAAGAGAAGGCAGTACAGACTGGGGCTGGGGAGTGgtagttaatgttgttaaaAGGACCCCTGCAGGATTAGGTGCATTGCCTGCACGTGGTGGTGGTTATATTGTGGATACATTACTTCATTGTTCGCCCGGTTCTAGTGAGAATGGTGTACGACCAAAACCATGCCCTCCCTGTCTGGGGGAGAAGGGTGAAATGCATGTGGTAAGTTGACACTGCaaagtttcaaaaattaaacttcagCATGGTCCTTTGAAGTATCTAATCTTCAATTTTCACATGCTTTAGGTTCCTGTCCAGTTGCCTCTTATTTCTGCTCTGAGTAAAATTAAAGTGTCCATACCAGCTGATCTTCGGCCACCTGAAGCCAGGCAGAGTTTATTACTTGCAGTGCAGGAGCTAGGGACTCGATTTCCACAAGGCCTTCCAAAACTTAATCCTGTTACGGTAACTATTCATAATATCCAGATATAGTTAGATATTTTTCCTAGTGAAACCAGGAGAGAATGCTGAaaactttttccttttggttcaTTTGTTAATTGGTATTGATAGCTGGACATTGGAACTCGTGCTCTTTTTCTGTTTCATGGTCTCATCTTCCACTCAGTCAATCAGAAATTATCCAAGAACTCTAGataattaaaatcttaattaaagATCAACTCTACGAAGTCTAGCAATAGGAAGAGATTAAATAAGTATTAACCTACCTTTGGAGGATCATGTTTGCACTTAAGATTCAGGAATAAGACAACTAGCTAAGAACACAGTGAAACTGAAGccctaataatttatttaaactcaaaataagaTCTTTGGCATTGTGATTGAAAGCAATCGCAGCTGCAGGCTCTTTGCTGCTTTTTTGATTTAGATCAAATTTACCTCAATTGTGATTTTTATGGAAATATtgtttctagttttgtgttatGTTAGCAGATTTGGTAATTAAGAGAAATGCAATTCGTTCGGAACGCCAGGTGAGCC
The nucleotide sequence above comes from Gossypium raimondii isolate GPD5lz chromosome 13, ASM2569854v1, whole genome shotgun sequence. Encoded proteins:
- the LOC105782109 gene encoding DExH-box ATP-dependent RNA helicase DExH10 → MEEEPAAPGKRKSPEKSDVTETPKQESAPKRRTLARTCVHEVAVPSGYVSTKDESIHGTLSNPAYNGEMAKTYQFELDPFQQVSVACLERNESVLVSAHTSAGKTAVAEYAIAMAFRDKQRVIYTSPLKALSNQKYRELHQEFNDVGLMTGDVTLSPNASCLVMTTEILRGMLYRGSEVLKEVAWVIFDEIHYMKDRERGVVWEESIIFLPPAIKMVFLSATMSNATEFAEWICHLHKQPCHVVYTDFRPTPLQHYVFPMGGSGLYLVVDENEQFREDNFMKLQDSFVKQRPGDWSKNKEGKSGGRATKGGGGSGGSDIYKIVKMIMERKFHPVIVFSFSRRECEYHAMSMSKLDFNTKEEKDDVEQVFRNAVLCLNEEDRCLPAIELMLPLLMRGIAVHHSGLLPVIKELVELLFQEGLIKALFATETFAMGLNMPAKTVVFTSVKKWDGDSHRYIGSGEYIQMSGRAGRRGKDERGICIIMVDEQMEMNTLKDMVLGKPAPLVSTFRLSYYSILNLMSRAEGQMTAEHVIRNSFHQFQYEKALPDIGKKVSKLEQEADLLDASGEAEVAEYHKLKLELAQLEKKLMSEITRPERVLYYLDPGRLIKVREGSTDWGWGVVVNVVKRTPAGLGALPARGGGYIVDTLLHCSPGSSENGVRPKPCPPCLGEKGEMHVVPVQLPLISALSKIKVSIPADLRPPEARQSLLLAVQELGTRFPQGLPKLNPVTDMKIEDQEIVELVKQIEEHEKKLFAHPLHKSQDEHQIRSFQRKAEVNHEIQQLKSKMRDSQLQKFRDELKNRSRVLKKLGHIDADGVVQLKGRAACLIDTGDELLVTELMFNGTFSDLDHHQVAALASCFIPVDKSSEQIQLRTEIAKPLQQLQESARKIAEIQHECKLDVNIDEYVESTVRPFLMDVIYCWSKGATFAEVIQMTDIFEGSIIRSARRLDEFLNQLCAAAQAVGEVNLESKFAAASESLRRGIMFANSLYL